The Piliocolobus tephrosceles isolate RC106 chromosome 2, ASM277652v3, whole genome shotgun sequence genome window below encodes:
- the TNFSF10 gene encoding tumor necrosis factor ligand superfamily member 10 isoform X4, with protein MAMMEAQGGPSPGQTCVLILIFTVLLQSLCAAVTYVYFTNELKQFAENDCQRLMSGQQRGSVLPS; from the exons ATGGCTATGATGGAGGCCCAGGGGGGACCCAGCCCGGGGCAGACCTGCGTGCTGATCCTGATCTTCACCGTGCTCCTGCAGTCTCTCTGTGCGGCTGTAACTTACGTGTACTTCACCAACGAGCTGAAGCAG TTTGCAGAAAATGATTGCCAGAGACTAATgtctgggcagcagagagggTCAGTGCTGCCATCTTGA
- the TNFSF10 gene encoding tumor necrosis factor ligand superfamily member 10 isoform X1, whose translation MAMMEAQGGPSPGQTCVLILIFTVLLQSLCAAVTYVYFTNELKQMQDKYSKSGIACFLKEDDSSWDPNDEDSMKSPCWQVKWQLRQLVRKMILRTSEETISTVQEKQQNISPLVRERGPQRVAAHITGTRGRSNTLSSPNSKNEKALGRKINSWESSRSGHSFLSNLHLRNGELVIQEKGFYYIYSQTYFRFQEEIKENTKKDKQMVQYIYKYTSYPDPILLMKSARNSCWSKDAEYGLYSIYQGGLFELKENDRIFVSVTNEHLIDMDHEASFFGAFLVG comes from the exons ATGGCTATGATGGAGGCCCAGGGGGGACCCAGCCCGGGGCAGACCTGCGTGCTGATCCTGATCTTCACCGTGCTCCTGCAGTCTCTCTGTGCGGCTGTAACTTACGTGTACTTCACCAACGAGCTGAAGCAG ATGCAGGACAAGTACTCCAAAAGTGGCATTGCTTGTTTCTTGAAAGAAGATGACAGTTCTTGGGATCCCAATGACGAAGACAGTATGAAGAGCCCCTGCTGGCAAGTCAAGTGGCAACTCCGTCAACTTGTTAGAAAG ATGATTTTGAGAACCTCTGAGGAAACCATTTCTACAGTTCAAG aaaagcaacaaaatatttCTCCCCTAGTGAGAGAAAGAGGTCCTCAGAGAGTAGCAGCTCACATAACTGGGACCAGAGGAAGAAGCAACACATTGTCTTCTCCTa ACTCCAAGAATGAAAAGGCTCTGGGCCGCAAAATAAATTCCTGGGAATCATCAAGGAGTGGGCATTCATTCCTGAGCAACTTGCACTTGAGGAATGGCGAACTGGTCATCCAAGAAAAGGGGTTTTACTACATCTATTCCCAAACATACTTTCGATTTcaggaggaaataaaagaaaacacaaagaaagacaaacaaatggtccaatatatttacaaatacacAAGTTATCCTGACCCCATACTGCTGATGAAAAGCGCTAGAAATAGTTGTTGGTCTAAAGATGCAGAATACGGACTCTATTCCATCTATCAAGGGGGATTATTTGAGCTTaaggaaaatgacagaatttttgtttctgtaacaAATGAGCACTTGATAGACATGGACCATGAAGCCAGCTTTTTCGGGGCCTTTTTAGTTGGCTAA
- the TNFSF10 gene encoding tumor necrosis factor ligand superfamily member 10 isoform X2 — protein sequence MAMMEAQGGPSPGQTCVLILIFTVLLQSLCAAVTYVYFTNELKQMQDKYSKSGIACFLKEDDSSWDPNDEDSMKSPCWQVKWQLRQLVRKMILRTSEETISTVQDSKNEKALGRKINSWESSRSGHSFLSNLHLRNGELVIQEKGFYYIYSQTYFRFQEEIKENTKKDKQMVQYIYKYTSYPDPILLMKSARNSCWSKDAEYGLYSIYQGGLFELKENDRIFVSVTNEHLIDMDHEASFFGAFLVG from the exons ATGGCTATGATGGAGGCCCAGGGGGGACCCAGCCCGGGGCAGACCTGCGTGCTGATCCTGATCTTCACCGTGCTCCTGCAGTCTCTCTGTGCGGCTGTAACTTACGTGTACTTCACCAACGAGCTGAAGCAG ATGCAGGACAAGTACTCCAAAAGTGGCATTGCTTGTTTCTTGAAAGAAGATGACAGTTCTTGGGATCCCAATGACGAAGACAGTATGAAGAGCCCCTGCTGGCAAGTCAAGTGGCAACTCCGTCAACTTGTTAGAAAG ATGATTTTGAGAACCTCTGAGGAAACCATTTCTACAGTTCAAG ACTCCAAGAATGAAAAGGCTCTGGGCCGCAAAATAAATTCCTGGGAATCATCAAGGAGTGGGCATTCATTCCTGAGCAACTTGCACTTGAGGAATGGCGAACTGGTCATCCAAGAAAAGGGGTTTTACTACATCTATTCCCAAACATACTTTCGATTTcaggaggaaataaaagaaaacacaaagaaagacaaacaaatggtccaatatatttacaaatacacAAGTTATCCTGACCCCATACTGCTGATGAAAAGCGCTAGAAATAGTTGTTGGTCTAAAGATGCAGAATACGGACTCTATTCCATCTATCAAGGGGGATTATTTGAGCTTaaggaaaatgacagaatttttgtttctgtaacaAATGAGCACTTGATAGACATGGACCATGAAGCCAGCTTTTTCGGGGCCTTTTTAGTTGGCTAA
- the TNFSF10 gene encoding tumor necrosis factor ligand superfamily member 10 isoform X3, whose translation MAMMEAQGGPSPGQTCVLILIFTVLLQSLCAAVTYVYFTNELKQMQDKYSKSGIACFLKEDDSSWDPNDEDSMKSPCWQVKWQLRQLVRKTPRMKRLWAAK comes from the exons ATGGCTATGATGGAGGCCCAGGGGGGACCCAGCCCGGGGCAGACCTGCGTGCTGATCCTGATCTTCACCGTGCTCCTGCAGTCTCTCTGTGCGGCTGTAACTTACGTGTACTTCACCAACGAGCTGAAGCAG ATGCAGGACAAGTACTCCAAAAGTGGCATTGCTTGTTTCTTGAAAGAAGATGACAGTTCTTGGGATCCCAATGACGAAGACAGTATGAAGAGCCCCTGCTGGCAAGTCAAGTGGCAACTCCGTCAACTTGTTAGAAAG ACTCCAAGAATGAAAAGGCTCTGGGCCGCAAAATAA